In Desulfovibrio inopinatus DSM 10711, the sequence GGGATGCACTCCTGCGCAAGCTATGATGAAAGTCCTCTTGCCCGTGGCCATGCCCGGCATTCTCACCGGAGTATTTCTGGCCGTCGCTCGGGCCGCCGGTGAGACCGCCCCACTCTTGTTCACAGCGTTATTCAGCGAATATTGGCTCCAGGTCAATGATCCCACGGCCTCGCTCGCTGTTTTGATTTACAATTACTCTGGCAGCCCATTTGAAAACCAAATTGAATTGGCGTGGTGCGCATCCCTTGTACTTGTTGTCCTGGTTTTTATCCTCAACATTGCCAGCCGGGCTCTTGGACAACGTAAAAAATAAGGAACGAAAAAAAATCGTTCAACGGAGTTGTAAAGGTCATGGATAACATCAGCAATGCGGCTGGATCAGCGGTCTACGCCGTGAGCCAAGCGAACGATATCATCTTGGACTGCAAGGCGGATAAAATTTATTATGGAGAATTTTTAGCTGTTCGAGACAGCCATGTTCCAATTTGTCGAAAACAAATCACAGGCTTTATCGGTCCTTCCGGATGCGGGAAAAGTACCGTGCTACGAAGCATCAACCGAATGAACGACCTCATCCGTGGATTCCGTTTTGAGGGCAGTGTTCATTATCACGGTGTTAATATGTACGGCGCCAAGGTTGATCCCGTGATTGTTCGTCGACACATCGGAATGGTCTTTCAGCAACCGAACCCGTTTGCATTGAGCATCTTCGAAAATGTTGCCTTTGGTCTCAGACTCAACAGATACAAAGGGAATATGATGGAGAAAGTCGAAAGTGCCCTTCGCGGGGCAGCCTTGTGGGATGAAGTCAAAGACAACTTAAAACATAGTGGGCTTTCTCTTTCCGGTGGTCAACAGCAACGCCTCTGTATTGCCAGAGCCATTGCAACCGATCCCAGCGTATTGCTCATGGATGAACCATGCTCCGCGTTGGACCCCATAGCGACTCGTCAGGTCGAAGAACTCATGGTTCGTCTGAAAGAAAAATATACCCTTGTTATTGTTACGCACAATATGCAGCAAGCCCTTCGCGTTGCGGATCAAACAGCATTCTTCTCGGTTGATATCAGCCAGGGTGGGCGAACCGGGCATTTGATCGAACTTGGTGTAACAAAACAATTGTTTGAAAATCCGAAGGAGCAATTGACTCGAGATTATCTCAAAGGAGAATTCAGTTAAGGCGCAAATTTCTTAAAATATATGCAACGAGATTACCGTTCTCCTTTTGCGGAAACATTATTCTTCCAATATAATCTTTTAGCAAACGGGGCGATCATTATTATTCATAACGGATGACGCCCCTTAATATTATCCATCAACAAACATAGCACATTAGATTAATCAACAATGAAACTTCGATAATACAATTAAGCTGTCACAACACATATTTATCATGATAATATGATATTTTATATAAACGACTACAAATGAGTAAAACATACCAACTCAATCTTGCAGCAATTGAAGAATCACTGCGGCAAACACAAAAAGGATTCTCACACATCAATGATTCTCTTGCAATGCGACGAGAGCCAATAGCTGACATTATTATTGACAATATGTTGCTTGGCTATTCATATGTGAATGATTTGTTAAAAAATAAAATCAACATCGTATCGGAAAGCAATAAAGGCCAACTTCTTGAATTGAATCAAATCGTTCTTTGCGGCTGTGATGATCGTGTTCGCTATGAATTTTCAGAGCATATGCGACAAACGGCTATCCGCTTTTACAATCAAGAAGACTGCAATATTGATCATATTGTGAAATGGAACAAGAAGAATAAGTCCAAATCTCCTTGGAGGCGTGCAGCCAGTACCTATGTGTATATGATAAGTCGCCCCCAGCTCTTTTTTGAAGGGAACCATAGAACTGGCGCCTTGATGATGAGCAATGTCCTGGCATTGGAGGGATATCCACCATTTGTTCTGTCTATTAACAATGCCAAGGCCTATTTTGACCCCTCAACCCTTGCCAAGCTCACCCATAAATCGCTTTTCACGACGCTGTATAAATTGCCCAAAATAACGAAGCACTTTGCTCAATTCCTTGAAGACCAGGCTGAAAGTCGATATCTAAACAAAGTCAAGACGTGAGACTGCCCGATGTCACATCCATCCCGTCTATCAACGTTATTCCGTGCTCTCACGGGTTGTCCGCCAATATGCTTCCCTGAAGTATCGAAGGGGTCTTCATCCACGCTTCTTTTGATTTGATTTTGTTCGTTTCGAGTGCGCAAGACAGGATAAGACAAGAATGAAGGAGAAATGTATATTTCTCACAGAGCTCTTCTCGTATATTGATAAATCCCTCCCATGACGCAGGAGAACAGATCAGATGAATGAGCTGGATTTCTAAACGAAGGAGAAATGAATGCTCTACAGAACTATGCCGAAAAACGGGGATAAACTCTCCATTTTAGGATTCGGATGTATGCGCTTGCCTATGGCAAATGGAGACATTGACGAGGAACGTGCTATCACCCAAATTCGCTACGCGATTGACCATGGGGTAAACTATGTCGATACGGCGTGGCCCTACCACAATGGAGCAAGTGAGCCGTTGCTTGGCAAGGCATTGCAAGATGGCTACCGAGAGCGTGTCAAACTTGCCACCAAATTACCCTCCTGGCTCATCAAGAGTCGTGAAGATATGGATACGTTCCTCAATGCGCAATTGGAACGACTGCAAACCGACCACATCGACTACTATCTTGTCCATGCCCTTGATGGAA encodes:
- the pstB gene encoding phosphate ABC transporter ATP-binding protein PstB — protein: MDNISNAAGSAVYAVSQANDIILDCKADKIYYGEFLAVRDSHVPICRKQITGFIGPSGCGKSTVLRSINRMNDLIRGFRFEGSVHYHGVNMYGAKVDPVIVRRHIGMVFQQPNPFALSIFENVAFGLRLNRYKGNMMEKVESALRGAALWDEVKDNLKHSGLSLSGGQQQRLCIARAIATDPSVLLMDEPCSALDPIATRQVEELMVRLKEKYTLVIVTHNMQQALRVADQTAFFSVDISQGGRTGHLIELGVTKQLFENPKEQLTRDYLKGEFS